A segment of the Chlamydiales bacterium genome:
AAACGCTACATCAGCTACAAGTATTCACAAGGGCAGTCCATCCTCTCTGTCTATCTTCTCGATCCGGAGATTGAGGATATGGTCCGCGGAGCTATTAAACAGACCTCGGCCGGCTCCTACCTCGCTCTCGATCCCGACTCGGTGCAGCTTATCCTTCAGAGCATGCGCAATACAATTGTGCCGACTCCCTCAGGAGGCCAGCCTCCCGTTCTTCTCACAGCGATCGACGTTAGACGCTTCGTGCGTAAACTCATCGAAGGCGAATATCCAGAACTCGCCGTCGTCTCCTACCAGGAAGTCGTCCCCGAGATCCGCATCCAACCCCTCGGCCGCATCCAACTCTCCTAAATTTAAAATTTCTCTCTGATCTTTTTCTAGAGTCCCCAATAGACATGTCGGATGGTGCGCGCTCTGCCGCACCTCCCGCGACCACCTTGCGCTGCATAGGGAAAAACGGGATCGGGCACCGGCACGGGCACGCACACGTTCACGAAAGAAAGACGGGAGAGGAGAATCGGGCATGCTCTTCTCTTTCCCCTCTTCCGTGTCCCGTCTCTTTCTCTTTTTCGTAAACGTGCCCGTGTGCGTGCCCGCGCCCGATCTTCTCTTCCCTCTCTTTATCTACAACTGCGACTGGACGCGAAAGGGACCCACGACGGAGGAAGTGGGATGAGCGCCTCGAGCAGCCCTTCGATTCAGATCGCACAGCAAAACCGTAGCACAGAAAAGCCGGCCAGGCGTACAGGGTAGGGCAGTGGCCCACTCTGTTTTCGAGCACACGGTTTGGCAAAGCGAGGTGAAGCGCAAGAGGGTCGCAGGGAGGCCCCGAGCGAAAGCGAAGCTTTCTCCTGGCCTACCCGACATGTCTATTCTGTCTTGACAAAACCCACCAGAACTTCTAATCCTTTTTCTTTACTATTTAATGGCTTGGGGGATAAACCAAGGGTATGAGAACTTGTGGATGCTATGCAAGATGACCATATCAGCACTTCGCGCGTTGTTCCTCTGCGTTCGGATCGAAGCCAGAAGGCGACCACCGGCACAGAAAAGAGCGGCCTCTACGCGATTCAAGCAGAGAGCGTAGAGACTCAGTTCACCCAGTGGACAGAGCTTTCCGCCTTCAACCCCCTTGCCATGGCCAGGCGCTTCGAAACCCTTGAAACTCGCACAAAGAGAAAAGGCAAAGAAGAAGAGCCGGATAAAGCAGAAAAAAAAGAGCAGGTTCAAGAGGTTCAGCGCCTCGAAGAAGTAGCCGACCAGTTTGAGCAGAAAAATCCTGAACTCGCTGCACGGACACTCCTTCTTTTGCGCGCGCGCGCATCTGGAAAAGAGACTAAAGAGAGCCTCCTCCAAAAAGTTTTAGACATCTACCCCGACCATGCACTCGCAGATGAAGCCCTCGACTTTCTAATCCAGTCTGGCGATGCGGAGCTGATTAAAACAGCAAGAGAAGTAAAAGCTGAGATCAATACGATCTATGCGAGAGAGATAAAAGCTGGAAGAAACATCGCCCTTCAAGCGCGAGAGTTCTCGGCTCAGGGACTCGGCAGCCCCACAGCCCTCCGCGACATCTACCGCGATATCACTGGAAATCCGCGCGACGCACTTACCCTTTTTGATCAGCTCTCCACTACCTTCTCTTACGATAAGATGAAGACTGTAATCGATTTCGTCC
Coding sequences within it:
- the sctW gene encoding type III secretion system gatekeeper subunit SctW; its protein translation is MDAMQDDHISTSRVVPLRSDRSQKATTGTEKSGLYAIQAESVETQFTQWTELSAFNPLAMARRFETLETRTKRKGKEEEPDKAEKKEQVQEVQRLEEVADQFEQKNPELAARTLLLLRARASGKETKESLLQKVLDIYPDHALADEALDFLIQSGDAELIKTAREVKAEINTIYAREIKAGRNIALQAREFSAQGLGSPTALRDIYRDITGNPRDALTLFDQLSTTFSYDKMKTVIDFVLHSLGADLKSKGPSISPGELHRLFSETRDMQAILGVFRFFKSRMNLILSAFQRGSLPFPNRVNFESLARLFMKYLQERYPSTDKALQMAIQLGLSDEDEGPVIVLTQMRDAVRQVAPKLYRSPQHRQDVLMSLIEALEDLEEEDEKEEDKDEKKRKGQG